From candidate division KSB1 bacterium, the proteins below share one genomic window:
- a CDS encoding TolC family protein, translating to MIKIFSFAFLLCLIFSAVSFSQIPKILNLEESINIALNQSFDAARIEQSLINAQMSLQAAQSSLKSNSELFLNSFPNFQDNERRTAQTGGTFSFDRQRFLEFQADWFINQPIRFTDGVFSLVGSFQRFQQFGTFERVGFDQNGMPLLTSVEDPTDYAPQLRLQFRQPLFTLNRLNTNFTKSELNLERTQYSYTRNQLDLIFNVTSNFYNLFKAQQQLEIDQKQVAQSQEAFRIANLKQQAGLLPEVEVLRLEIDLANARNRASTSEATMKSTEDFFKVLIGLPIEDRIETTTQLSYDPIEVTLEKALSEALSRRTELRTDEIDIELSAINVKEVDSAREIKGQLNMSYGIFNRDEEFSNAFKNFSQDRSVVLGLTIPLWDWSKNRYEVESAKASLENNRLAQKNRIETIKQEIRKGVRDLQSAQQRVDITKRSEVLAEKSYRISLLKFENGDLSSQDLALEQNRQTEALTNSLNAIIDYKNALSDLRRKTLWDFEKNAPVEIE from the coding sequence ATGATTAAAATATTTTCTTTTGCTTTCTTGCTTTGTTTGATTTTCTCGGCTGTCTCATTCAGCCAAATCCCAAAAATTCTTAACCTTGAAGAGAGCATCAACATTGCTTTAAACCAAAGCTTTGATGCCGCCCGGATCGAGCAATCGCTTATTAATGCGCAAATGAGTCTGCAAGCTGCCCAATCAAGCTTGAAAAGTAACAGCGAACTTTTTTTGAACAGTTTTCCCAATTTTCAAGATAATGAAAGGCGAACCGCGCAAACCGGCGGCACCTTTAGTTTCGATAGGCAACGGTTTTTGGAATTTCAAGCGGATTGGTTTATAAACCAGCCGATTCGGTTTACGGATGGCGTTTTCTCTCTGGTTGGGTCTTTTCAGAGATTCCAACAATTCGGCACCTTTGAACGAGTTGGCTTCGATCAAAACGGCATGCCGCTCTTAACCAGCGTCGAAGATCCAACAGATTACGCGCCACAACTGAGACTGCAATTCCGGCAGCCCCTCTTTACCCTAAATCGATTAAACACAAATTTCACTAAGTCCGAGTTAAATTTGGAGCGCACGCAATATTCGTATACCCGCAATCAGCTTGATTTGATTTTCAATGTCACTTCAAATTTTTACAATTTATTTAAAGCTCAGCAGCAATTGGAAATAGACCAAAAGCAAGTTGCGCAATCTCAGGAAGCCTTTCGAATTGCGAATCTAAAACAGCAGGCAGGACTTTTGCCCGAGGTTGAGGTTTTGCGACTCGAAATTGATTTGGCGAACGCACGAAATAGAGCATCGACAAGTGAAGCAACAATGAAATCGACTGAAGATTTTTTTAAAGTTCTCATTGGCTTGCCGATTGAAGACAGAATCGAAACCACCACACAACTTTCCTATGACCCGATAGAGGTTACTTTAGAGAAAGCGCTGTCCGAGGCCTTGAGCCGGCGCACAGAGTTGCGAACTGACGAAATCGACATCGAACTCAGCGCGATTAATGTCAAGGAAGTGGATTCTGCGCGGGAAATTAAAGGCCAATTAAATATGAGCTACGGCATTTTCAATCGCGATGAAGAATTTTCAAATGCGTTCAAAAACTTTAGTCAGGATCGGAGTGTGGTTTTGGGTCTGACCATTCCGCTATGGGATTGGAGTAAAAACAGATATGAAGTGGAATCGGCAAAAGCCTCGCTTGAGAACAATCGCCTTGCCCAAAAGAATCGTATTGAAACGATCAAACAGGAAATTCGAAAGGGTGTACGCGATCTGCAATCCGCCCAGCAGCGCGTGGATATCACCAAACGCAGTGAAGTGCTGGCCGAAAAAAGCTATCGAATCAGCTTGCTGAAATTTGAAAACGGCGACTTAAGCTCACAGGACCTGGCTCTTGAGCAAAACCGTCAGACTGAAGCTCTCACCAATTCTCTAAACGCAATCATTGATTATAAAAACGCACTGTCCGATTTGCGCCGAAAGACGCTGTGGGATTTTGAGAAAAATGCGCCGGTTGAAATAGAGTAA
- a CDS encoding efflux RND transporter periplasmic adaptor subunit, with the protein MKNFKQNIKFLLAVVSFLGLACNGGDDKSAADLTVPVVVEKIKRGPIAKFISTTGTLRSIKEEAVIAEVQGVLNLAKTNGTVLHAGTKVEKDRLLAEIDNQEYVLEVRVESQKLAMQNADRELKKQEALFKEGGVTEKELEVARKSALDARLNYEAAELKADKLKLRAPISGFITNLQANFDGIQVQRGFQLCKIMDYTTTFVQVNLPNSDLGQIQAGQKVNVTNYALEGEAFEGWITAVGPTINAQTRTFTATVQIENPKLRLRPGMFVKADIIIDDHPDAVIIPKSALQTREGLPITFVVEGVSAHLREVVTGIETKEEIEILEGLAEGERLVVKGHEMLRDKSKVRVTK; encoded by the coding sequence ATGAAAAACTTTAAACAAAATATCAAATTTTTATTAGCTGTTGTATCCTTCTTAGGGCTTGCCTGCAACGGCGGAGACGACAAATCCGCGGCGGATTTAACCGTGCCCGTTGTCGTCGAAAAAATCAAACGCGGGCCCATTGCGAAGTTTATTTCAACGACCGGCACCCTTCGCAGCATTAAGGAGGAGGCCGTGATTGCGGAAGTACAAGGAGTTTTAAATCTTGCCAAAACCAACGGTACAGTTTTGCATGCCGGGACAAAAGTCGAAAAAGATCGTCTGCTGGCAGAAATAGACAATCAAGAATATGTTTTGGAGGTCAGAGTTGAGTCCCAAAAGTTGGCGATGCAGAATGCCGACCGCGAGTTGAAAAAACAGGAAGCTTTATTCAAAGAGGGAGGCGTGACTGAAAAAGAATTAGAGGTGGCCCGTAAATCCGCCCTCGATGCTCGCTTGAATTATGAAGCCGCCGAACTCAAAGCAGACAAACTCAAACTCCGGGCGCCGATTTCGGGTTTTATCACCAACCTGCAAGCCAATTTTGACGGCATTCAAGTTCAGCGCGGATTTCAGCTTTGCAAGATCATGGATTACACCACGACTTTTGTGCAAGTTAATCTGCCGAATTCCGATCTAGGTCAAATTCAAGCCGGCCAGAAAGTCAATGTCACAAATTATGCCCTGGAAGGAGAGGCTTTTGAGGGGTGGATTACCGCAGTCGGTCCAACGATTAACGCTCAAACCCGCACTTTTACGGCGACCGTGCAGATTGAAAATCCAAAGCTGCGCCTGCGCCCGGGGATGTTTGTTAAAGCCGACATCATCATCGATGATCACCCGGATGCGGTCATCATCCCGAAAAGCGCCTTGCAAACCCGCGAAGGTTTACCGATAACTTTTGTTGTCGAAGGCGTGAGCGCCCATCTGCGTGAAGTCGTTACCGGTATCGAGACCAAAGAAGAAATCGAAATTCTCGAGGGGCTCGCGGAAGGGGAGCGGCTGGTGGTGAAGGGTCACGAAATGCTGCGGGATAAATCTAAGGTGCGGGTAACCAAATAA